The Erigeron canadensis isolate Cc75 chromosome 1, C_canadensis_v1, whole genome shotgun sequence genome segment CTAAAATGTGGATGGTTGGGATCAAGTTCAAACCAGAGTTTCAAAGTGTTGATTTTGAAACAGCATTTATAGATGATAATGCAGTAGATGGGTATACATGGAGGTTTATTCAGATCTGGAAAGACActtgtgaaaaagaaaatgtagttGAGGTATGTCGATGCTCTACATCATATTACATTGTTTCTCTCTCTTATCATATTATCTTTATCGTAACAAAGCATCTGCATTTAATCATTTAAAACACGAAAAGTCAAAATTTGTGGTATCTATGCTCTATTTTACACCAGTTCCATgttataatttgtattttttgcTTGTAGGCATTTAGCAAAATGCTTGCTTTTTATCATGGTCAAATGAAGCCAAAGAAGAAAACTAAAGCTCTAAGTCAAATGATTATGTCATATCCTTATGTTGGATTGCTCAATGTTGCTGTAAGTTGAATATGCCCATATGTATTCAACTATTTGACATCATGACAGAGTTGCTCTGTTTTGTACCTTACCTGTTTTTGACAGAGCTGCGCTGTTTTGTATGTTGCGTTTTTTCTTGACAGATTGCATCTATAAAGTTTGGTTTGTGGGATCGTATGAGTACCATCCCTCAAGCAAATAGAGGAGTACACGCAAATACAAACGAAAAGACATGTGCTGCTGATGCTAACATGGATGTGGAGCTAGCTGAAAAAGATGTTATAGTTGCCAATAAGGGTGAGTGTTGTCGTGGTAAGTTACTGGTGTTTTGTGCTAGTTACTTTCATATCCTTTATTCggtctattttttttctttttgttttaaagaGGTGTTTGGAATCGCGTCGAAACTGATTATgagtatgatatattttttgctAGGGTAACTTTAATCAGATTTGGAAAAACTTGTAAGTTGTCagaaaattgattaaaattagTTCTTAGTTTATTTAAGCTGACTGTAAGAATCTGATATTTGGCATCTCAAAAGGCTATATCTATTTCCAACAAACAACTAAATACCATGGAAAGTGGAAAACTTTCTATGACTTTTGTTTGAATAGGGACTTCTGTGTTTTGGTACGTCATTGAGAAAGTATTGTCATTCTTTTTCGTCGAAGGGTCGAAGCTCTTTTTCATTCATTCCGTGTACTTTCCAGGTGTTGCTCTTGAAGATATATTGCAGCATGTCAAGACATACTTTATGGTTTCTAATCATACTCTTGACAATATAAATTCTTACGCAAAAAAACTGTTGGTTTTGTTGAGGGAGGTCTACAAGCTAGAGTGTTCTCTAACTCAATGTTTTTCTGTTGACGACTTTGAGACTCTCGGTTTTGGAGACATCTTCACTTTCTTGGCTGAACATATTTCTCTACTACCTACCGCATGGCGAATTTGTCTCAGAACTGATGAGAAAACTGAGAAGCCTTCTGTAAGAGTTTGTATGAGCCAACGCTATCTGCTTAAATTCTTATCCGAAGCTGCTAACAGTTTAGAGGAAAATGAATTATTAAGCAAGCTAATGGTTTCTGAGTTATTGAGAATGCAGTTCCCTTCTGCTGGTCTTGTTTTGGTAGAAGACGATTTTACTGCAGATCTTCTGACTACCATGAGCAAAAATGGTGATAATGAGAGCTCAAGCATTGTGTTATTTTCTGCGAATTTGTCTAATTTTAGGGaagaaaattatttttcagATACTCATGTTGGCACAAATGATGCAGTCGAACTGTTACTTGGAGCTCCAATGTTGGTAGATTTAACCTCATGGTCGTTGTGGGACTACAAATTTGCACCTTCGTTAGGTCCTCTTACGGAGTGGCTGTTGAGTGATTTGGCCACTAAGGAGCTGCTTTGTTTAGTAACAAAGGATGGGAAAGTTCTGCGCATTGATCATTCAGCTACCGTGGATTCATTTCTTGAAGCATTTCTTCACAGTTCTTGCAAAACAGCTGTAAGTCTTGTGTCTTTGATTGCATTATACGGAGGTGAGAGAAATGTACCACTGTCTCTTTTAAAATGCCATGCCAAGAATGCCTTTGAAGTCATGCTGAATGTTTCTTCAAAGAATGTTGTTCAATCAGTGCCTGTTGCATCAAGATTTGTTCTTGATTGTCTTTGTTCTTTGCCCAAAGAGTTCAGAAGTTTTGCAGCAGAATTATTGGTTTCTGCTTTACGTTCGATCATCAAAGATGCTACGATGTTGATTTTGAGTGAATGCAAATCTAAAGATGATCATCTGATGATCCATGAGCTTGGATTGTTGCTAGGCATAGTGGAATGGTTTGATAGTTATTGTTCATGTTTATCCGAATCCAAGAAATCGCTTGAAAATCATAGAGTTTCTTTAGAACGTGAAGCCAATCAGTCTCTTGAAATCAACCAACCTAATGATGACTGTAAAAGAGATCGTATGATGACTCAGAAGGTGCAGGTTGTTGATGACAGTTGTATTCCGCCAATGTTAGACCCTGAGAGTGAGGTTAATGCGGCTAATATTATCAAGTCTATCAGAATGGAAGAGTTTGGTTTAGACCCATATATTTCAGTCACAGAAAGTAGAGTTTTAGAGAAGCAACACGCTCGCTTAGGAAGAGCACTTCATTGTCTTTCAGAAGAGTTGTATTCTCAGGACTCGCATTTTCTCCTGGAGCTTGtaagtttttatctttatcCTTTTCAAatcctctttatatatatatatatgtatatgttatattgTGACATTGATGACATGTTTGtgttatcttttatatatttgtttttaggtTCAAAATGCTGATGATAATGTGTATCCAAGAAAGGTGGAGCCTACTTTGACATTCATTCTTCAGGAAAAAAGTATTGTTGTCCTGAATAACGAGAATGGATTTTCTGCCGAGAACATCAGAGCACTTTGTGATGTTGGTAATTCTACAAAGAAGAATGCTAGTGCTGGGTACATTGGCAAGAAAGGCATCGGATTCAAATCAGTCTTCCGGGTCCGAAAATTGAGACAAACATTATTTGTTTTGCTATTTAGTTTCTGTGAGTCCTTGCAACATGTAAGATATACtgaaaacatcactttgattgTTATGCAGGTAACTGATGCTCCCGAAATTCATTCTAATGGATTTCATATCAAGTTTGACTTAACCGAGGGTCAAATCGGTTTTGTTTTACCAACGATTGTGCCTCCTTGTGATATTGGCTTGTTCAGTAACTTGGTCTCATCCAGCATTACTGATCAAGGCAATCAGCAAAATTACAATACATGCATTGTTCTTCCCTTGAAGTCAAAGCTAACCGAAACTTCCACTCTTGAGAACATCACTTCCATGTTTTCAGATCTTCATCCATCTTTATTACTTTTTCTTCATCGTCTTGAATGTATCAAGTTTAGAAACATGATTAATGATTCATTTGTCATCATGAGGAAAGAAGCTGTAGGAAATGGATTAACCAATGTTTACACTGGGAGCAAAACACTGACTTGGTTAGTCGAGTCTCGAAAATTGCAGGTTAATGGTATACGCAATGATGTCAAAACCACTGAAATTTCGGTTGCATTTGCTCTTGATGTATTGAACAATGGTATTTACTCTCCGATACTAGATCAACAGTATGTTTTTGCATTTCTTCCTCTTCGGACGTATGGTTTAAAGTTCATCATTCAAGGTGATTTTATTCTTCCTTCTTCAAGGGAAGAGGTTGACGGTGACAGTCCATGGAACCAGTGGCTGTTATCAGAGTTTCCAAGCTTGTTTGTCAATTCAGAGAAGTCTTTCTGTAATCTTCCTAGTTTTAAGGATTGTCCTGGAAAGGGTGTTTCTGCCTTTATGAGCTATGTTCCGCTTGTAGGCGAAGTGCATGGTTTCTTTGCTATGCTTCCCAGAATGATTATGTCGAAGCTTTGCACATCTAATTGTTTACTTCTTGAAGGGAAAAATGACAAATGGGTCCCACCGTGTAGTGTTCTTAGAAACTGGAATGAACAAGTTCGTACTCTTTTGCCTGATAGCTTGATTCAGAAGCATCTTGGCCTTGGATACTTGAATAAGGAAATTATTTTACCAGATTCGCTTGCTAGGGCATTGGGTATCAAGAATTATGGGCCTAAAGTTTTGGTTCATATGTTATCTTCGCTATGCTGTACAAAAGACGGTTTAACATCAATGGGCCTTAACTGGCTATCATCTTTGCTTACTGAATTATATTCTGTGTCCCTTCAGAACTCTGTGGATTTTAAAGCTGGCTCTGATATTATAAATACCTTAAGAAAAACGCCTTTCATTCCTCTTTTAGATGGTTGTTATGGTTCGCTCGAAGAGGGTATGATCTGGATGAATCTGGATGGTTCATGGAGAAGCCTGGAAGCTTTCACACGATTGTTTGCCAATCTTAGAATTGTTGATCCTGCTCTTTTTGATGGCTCAATTACAGAGAACTTGGTTCAAATGCTTTCTAAATTTGGGGTACAAAGATTGTCTGCACATCAAGTAGTAAACTCACACATTTTGCCGGCTATTTGTGACAAAAAGAATACCGTGAATAATGATCTGATGACAGAGTACTTATCTTTCATAAT includes the following:
- the LOC122578255 gene encoding protein NO VEIN-like isoform X1, whose product is MLDFYIGPMKPKTKNKALNKVIRSYPNVGLLNVAIASIKFGLWDHTTSAHQKNSKEALQKTSSPTCALDINMDVGIAEKEAPASSKHVMEDCSSTFHENKRSNGCVVPFEGKKISEISFCTTIAIHRTPKMWMVGIKFKPEFQSVDFETAFIDDNAVDGYTWRFIQIWKDTCEKENVVEAFSKMLAFYHGQMKPKKKTKALSQMIMSYPYVGLLNVAIASIKFGLWDRMSTIPQANRGVHANTNEKTCAADANMDVELAEKDVIVANKGVALEDILQHVKTYFMVSNHTLDNINSYAKKLLVLLREVYKLECSLTQCFSVDDFETLGFGDIFTFLAEHISLLPTAWRICLRTDEKTEKPSVRVCMSQRYLLKFLSEAANSLEENELLSKLMVSELLRMQFPSAGLVLVEDDFTADLLTTMSKNGDNESSSIVLFSANLSNFREENYFSDTHVGTNDAVELLLGAPMLVDLTSWSLWDYKFAPSLGPLTEWLLSDLATKELLCLVTKDGKVLRIDHSATVDSFLEAFLHSSCKTAVSLVSLIALYGGERNVPLSLLKCHAKNAFEVMLNVSSKNVVQSVPVASRFVLDCLCSLPKEFRSFAAELLVSALRSIIKDATMLILSECKSKDDHLMIHELGLLLGIVEWFDSYCSCLSESKKSLENHRVSLEREANQSLEINQPNDDCKRDRMMTQKVQVVDDSCIPPMLDPESEVNAANIIKSIRMEEFGLDPYISVTESRVLEKQHARLGRALHCLSEELYSQDSHFLLELVQNADDNVYPRKVEPTLTFILQEKSIVVLNNENGFSAENIRALCDVGNSTKKNASAGYIGKKGIGFKSVFRVTDAPEIHSNGFHIKFDLTEGQIGFVLPTIVPPCDIGLFSNLVSSSITDQGNQQNYNTCIVLPLKSKLTETSTLENITSMFSDLHPSLLLFLHRLECIKFRNMINDSFVIMRKEAVGNGLTNVYTGSKTLTWLVESRKLQVNGIRNDVKTTEISVAFALDVLNNGIYSPILDQQYVFAFLPLRTYGLKFIIQGDFILPSSREEVDGDSPWNQWLLSEFPSLFVNSEKSFCNLPSFKDCPGKGVSAFMSYVPLVGEVHGFFAMLPRMIMSKLCTSNCLLLEGKNDKWVPPCSVLRNWNEQVRTLLPDSLIQKHLGLGYLNKEIILPDSLARALGIKNYGPKVLVHMLSSLCCTKDGLTSMGLNWLSSLLTELYSVSLQNSVDFKAGSDIINTLRKTPFIPLLDGCYGSLEEGMIWMNLDGSWRSLEAFTRLFANLRIVDPALFDGSITENLVQMLSKFGVQRLSAHQVVNSHILPAICDKKNTVNNDLMTEYLSFIMVHLQSSCSDCCNERGHIISEVYNKAFILTNHGFVLPFEVPIHFNNDFGNNIDTGRLINGIDVKWYEVDKSYLKYPAGKSMLKWRKFLKDLEVTDFVQTVQVEKMVPFSSQFVLTNMMWQKVTIPPGSTVSDWESQELVDLVKNVSLSGDCDKCKYLLEVLDEKWDAYFSDKAVAYCNMDGELEPFKSSLVSALNDVRWVASSLDNGFYYPKDLYYDCETVCLILGDNAPYAVPKIQSEKLISSIGFKRTVTLNDALSVLEIWKRSATSFKASVSQMSRFYSFLWSKLSSSTKINIPNLLCGAFIFVPLSSASSSEVVAGVLLSPEEVYWDDTMINTQCEFSKMLSNLYPSLHDFFVNKCGVKENPPILNFLSFLCHLSTVDTPMKAAKKVFDVFVMWSDGFKSGGLSFEDVEALKSNLEEKEMKVLPTARDEWVSLHPSFGLVCWCDDEKLSDEFEELNNINFFSLCELTDEEKAILKVKVSAFMKMLKIPALSEIVTREAIYYGLADNSYQTSLVSWVLPYAQRYISNAYPQRYLQLKLSGFEQLKRLHIVVVDKLFYKNVIRRSKLASKKRHDINCLLQDEILYMTHESDSHTIFMELCRFLMNGNTELHLANFLHMLTTMTESGSTEEQIEAFVLNSQKVPKLLDEEPVWSIQPIGPITCNVDKSPTPRITEKIVKPSSSSQSKTNWPPSSWKTAPKFTSSCMNRPKLQADAKFDLNECSIEEHVMSTDQVENIQSSTSSNNEGHGAKVILNVKPGLVDQDDSPSFSQKGQLLHGTANVQQAFLTGRRGEELAFNYYSNKVGIKAVKWVNEVKETGLPYDIEVYDDHKNRKEFIEVKTTESATKDWFEISVKEWEFAVKKGESYSIARVVMSGDNTAKVSIFQNPARLCQIGQLQLAVLMSKEQKDEFVI